In Dehalococcoidales bacterium, the genomic window CCTTTACGAAAGGGTGCGTGAGGAAGCGCTGGACCTGAAGGCAATCGGGATTTTCTGTGAGTGTCTGCCTGACGATCCTGGATTGAGCCGTAACCCTGAAGTCAGGAAACAGAATGCGGCGCGCCTGCGCTTTTATGAAAGGTACGGCGCCCGCCCTGTTATCAATACTGCCTACGAGACTCCACTGAAGCCCAGTGGGGATAACCCCCCTTACCTGGTCTATGATGACCTGGGACAGGATATCGGATTGCCCCGTGACCGGGCTCGCGCTATCGTCCGGGCAATCCTGAAGCGAAAATATAAAGGCATCTGTCCCCCCGAGTACGTTGATATGGTGGTCGAATCCTTTCAGAATGACCCGGTACGGCTGAGAAGGCCGAGGTATGTAAAAAGACCGCCTGTTCCCATCGAGCATACTACGCCGCAGGATAAGCGTATCATACTGGTCATCAACGACCGTCACGGTATTCACCATGTGGAAGAGCATGGTTACGTTGAGTCTCCGGTAAGGATAGACGCCATCTTAGATGAGCTTGATAGTACGGACCTGTTTCAAAGGGTGGCTCCCCGTCATTTCTCGGAAAAGCATATCAAGGCGGTGCATAACCCGGCTTTTGTGGACAACCTGAGAAAGGTTTGTGAAGGGCTTGAACCCGGGATAGCGGTCTACCCTTACGTCTTTCCGGTGCGCAACCGGACGCGTCCACCCAGGGACCTGCCGGTACGCGCCGGGTATTACTGTATCGATACCTTTACCCCGATTACCAGCAACGCCTATCCGGCAGCCAAGAGAGCCGTAGATTGTACCCTGACCGCGGCCAAGAAGCTCCTTGAGGGTTACCATCTGGCTTATGCCCTGGTGCGGCCACCCGGCCACCATGCCGAGCCCAGCACCTTCGGTGGTTTTTGCTATTTTAATTCCGGCGCCGTTGCCGCGGAATTTCTCAGCAGGTACGGCAAGGTGGCTATCCTGGACGTTGACTACCATCACGGTAACGGCCAGCAGGAGATATTCTACGAGCGTTCTGACGTGCTGACCATATCAATTCACGGCCATCCCCGCAGTACCTATCCTTACTTCAGCGGCTTTGCCGGTGAGAAGGGCAGAGGGGCAGGCAGGGGGTATAATATCAATATACCGCTACCGGAAAGCATTGATGGTGAGTATTACCGCTCTGTTCTCGGTGGGGTATTGAGGCGTGTCACCAGGTTCGACCCCCGGTTCCTGCTGGTTGCTTTAGGGCTGGATACGGCCAGAGAAGACCCTACCGGCAGCTGGAGCCTGGAAGCCAGGGACTTCGAGTCTATCGGGCAGATGATTGGCCTCCTCCGTTTTCCCACGCTGGTCGTTCAGGAAGGGGGGTATGATGCGCGTGTGCTCGGCATCAATGCCCGTCACTTTCTGGCCGGGCTGTGGTCCGGCGCCTACCAGGCATGATGAGCCTCAGCAATTCAGCTAGCCAGCCGCTCATCTCGGAGAGCGACCGATTAGTACCGAGCACTCGGCATATCTGGCTACTCTTTCGGCCACGCTACCCAGAAGCAGTGATTCAATGCCTCCAAGACCCCTGCTGCCCAACGCAATAATATCCGGTTTGTACTTTTTGGAAGCTGCCAGTACGGACTCGGCAGCGCCGCCTTTTATTACTAATGAGGCCGTCCGGTATCCCTTAGCCTGGTATCGCTTTTCTACCTCCGCCGTTATCTTCCGCGCTTCATTTTCTTCCGCTGCCTGGAGCTCGATTAGTAGCTGCTGGTTGGTTTGAAAATCAAGCGTCGGCGTCTTAACCCAGGCTGTGATGTGAGACTGGAGAGCGGTTATCACAATGACCTCGCTCTGCCGTGGCAGGGCGAGGTCCAGTAGCAAATTGGCGACCATATCCGAATGCCGTGAACCGTCAGTCGCCAGCAGGGCCCGTTTGATGGTACCTGTTTCCTTTATGTTTGCGGTAAGCTGTCCGTCACTATCAGGTCTTCCTCTGGCCAGCAGGATACTGGCCCGGGCATGTTTCAGCATGGTCTGGGCAACGCTGCCCAGACGGAAAGTACGCTGGTCAGTCAGTCCTTTGGCTCCCAGAATTATCAATGAGGCGCCAATTTCATCACTTACCTTCAGTATCTCTTCCGCCGGGTTTCCCCATCGTACCCAGCTCTCGGTCTTGAGGTGACGAGTATTGACTTTTTGCGCTATCTCCCGGAGTAGTTCGATAGCTTTTTGTTGCTGTACCCTGTTCTTGGTCGGAGCGTCATTGAGTTTGCGCAGTGTAATTCCCCCCAGGAAAGTATGCTCCGGCACTACCGTAAGTATCCCGAGCTCGGTCCGGGAGGGAAGACAAAGAGACGCTAGCAGCCTGGTGGCGATTTCAGCATGGGCGGAGCCATCAACAGCCAGAAGAATTTTCATATTCAGCCTTCTCCCCTAATTACCGGGCTGCTCAACCCGTCTCTGAGTTTCAGTTAGCTTGATTCTTAAGCGCGGTTGCTTTCTGACATTCGCGCTGTTTCCAGCCGAGCACCATCAGTAATTCCCCTACGGCAGTATCAGCCGTTCTCATCGGTACATTGGGATGGATGTGGTAGATATTCCTGGTGCCAACTTTAGTTTTGGTAATATACCCTTCTCTCTCAAGGTCCATGATTATCTTGTGGGCGGTCCGCTCGGTAATGCCGACATCATCCCCAATCTCTCTGGCTGTTTTTTCCGGGTTCTTGGCGATAGAAGCCATTACCAATCCGTGATTCGTAACGAAAGTCCATTCACTCATCTCAATTCCTCCGCGTCTCAAAAAAAGGGGGGAACCCCCCTTGACAATTTTCAGTACTCCTGTTAATATTACTAGAAGTTTATTTCAAGAATATTTAATCTACTCTTATAATTCTTGAAGAAGTATACTAGAAATATCGCTCCTGTGTCAAGTGGCAATTTGAGGGTAATGTCCGGTTTTGGTTGGTGATGTCATTGCAGGCTGTTACTGCGCTGGCAATGGCCGTGGCAGTCA contains:
- a CDS encoding universal stress protein; this translates as MKILLAVDGSAHAEIATRLLASLCLPSRTELGILTVVPEHTFLGGITLRKLNDAPTKNRVQQQKAIELLREIAQKVNTRHLKTESWVRWGNPAEEILKVSDEIGASLIILGAKGLTDQRTFRLGSVAQTMLKHARASILLARGRPDSDGQLTANIKETGTIKRALLATDGSRHSDMVANLLLDLALPRQSEVIVITALQSHITAWVKTPTLDFQTNQQLLIELQAAEENEARKITAEVEKRYQAKGYRTASLVIKGGAAESVLAASKKYKPDIIALGSRGLGGIESLLLGSVAERVARYAECSVLIGRSPR
- a CDS encoding winged helix-turn-helix domain-containing protein, which gives rise to MSEWTFVTNHGLVMASIAKNPEKTAREIGDDVGITERTAHKIIMDLEREGYITKTKVGTRNIYHIHPNVPMRTADTAVGELLMVLGWKQRECQKATALKNQAN